The genomic interval AGTTACTGCTGTATTGCTTGCGGGAAGGTCATAGATCAACTCGTCCGCAGTTTGAGCGGGCAGGGGCTCCACCTTGGCCATATTGCCCACCATGTTCATCTTTACTGACTTTTTCATATTTTTTATATTTATAATAAATATCACATTGATGAAACAGAAGAAGGATCTAGCTTGCTGATGATTTCTTGGGTTAAGCGTTGATAATCTGCCGAACCATTAGATTGCGGAGCCCATTCATGAATACTTTGACGCATACTCTGTGATTCAGGTAGGGCCACGTTCTCACGGATGGTTGTCTGCATGAGCAGAGGTCCTAATGTGGGGTCCTGCTGCAACTGTTGTACTACTTGGTGGTGCAACGTCCGGCGGTAAGTAGGTGAATATTCAGTAAAAAATATCCCTCCTATCCGGAGCCTAGGGTTGAAGTTTTTTTGGAGACGCGTGCACATATCGATTAGCGCTGTCATCCCCTCATTACCAAAGAATTCTGGATGTAAAGGAATAAACACAGCATCACTGGCTACTAAGGATGTAACGGTCAGCGCTGCGAGTGAAGGAGGAGTATCAATGACAACATAATCTACTTTCTGTAGACTGGCTAATTGTTCACGGAGGAAGAACACGTAGTCAGGCTGAGTACCAAAAACCTTCTCTTGCTGCGCTAAAGTGCGTTCAGCCCGAACAACCTGCAAGTGCTCATTGACGCGACAGAGTGCCTGTGGAAGCGAAATTTTTTCTTCCAGTACCTGTCCTAAGTGCGGCGCGGTAGGGGGCAGCGCGAAGGTTTTGCTTGCGTTAGCCTGCGGATCGCAGTCAAGCAGAACTACCTGGAAGCCTAGACCAGCTAGGGTATGCGCTACGCATAAGGCAGAAGTAGTTTTACCTACACCACCTTTGTTGTTCGCAAATGTAAGAATGTGCACAGCAGAAGGATTTAAATGACCAATGTCATAAATATAGACCATATAATAATGACAGCCATTATTATACTTTTCATAAATATGATATTTATAGTAAATATTATAAATATTATAAATATTATATTTACGTTATGGATCATATATACGCAGCTACTTAGCTAGTCAAGCGATACAGGTAAACGAATAAGCAGAAAATAAGGAAGATTAACTGCTCTGAGACGCATAGTATTTACCGCGTTGCTGGCACAATTCTAATGCGAAGCTATGCAGTTTCATTGACCAATACTTGCTCTTAGTAAGCTGAATAGTCGTTCTCTCTACTTGCCGCAGCCTCTGGGCCAGCTTTTAGGGTACAACCTTCAGGTTACTGGAATCTCAAACTCCATTCGTGCATTTTGTAATAGGATACCTTAAGTTCCCGCACAAAAACGGTTGCCTAATAAAGGAATAATACGAACACTGACTATTTGAACAGGGGAGGAGCTATTTATTTTTTAATCAACCATTCTACTCCCT from Hymenobacter sp. GOD-10R carries:
- a CDS encoding ParA family protein, with amino-acid sequence MVYIYDIGHLNPSAVHILTFANNKGGVGKTTSALCVAHTLAGLGFQVVLLDCDPQANASKTFALPPTAPHLGQVLEEKISLPQALCRVNEHLQVVRAERTLAQQEKVFGTQPDYVFFLREQLASLQKVDYVVIDTPPSLAALTVTSLVASDAVFIPLHPEFFGNEGMTALIDMCTRLQKNFNPRLRIGGIFFTEYSPTYRRTLHHQVVQQLQQDPTLGPLLMQTTIRENVALPESQSMRQSIHEWAPQSNGSADYQRLTQEIISKLDPSSVSSM